Below is a window of Thunnus maccoyii chromosome 16, fThuMac1.1, whole genome shotgun sequence DNA.
agcatcataacagaaaataacttttatctGAGAACTACAGTACAATATAATACATTACATATACAGTCTATTCTTTTacttatatattttaagttatGTACACTGCAATAACTGGATCTTTTTCTGCAATTCAGTAATTAGCTGATTAAATTGgccttaattaaaaaaaagaagatacatGTAAATCATCTCAGAAATGTGCAGTAATTTCAAAATGACCAATAATTAATACACAAGTTGgctaaataaaagaaaaacaaattgatttataaataaaaacagtaaaactgaaaataagtCCTTGTATACGGTTGTTAAAAAGTgtaatttgcttttttgtaatttcctttttttcttccttgttaCAGGAAACTGCTGTCAGTCACCTCCTAAATGTTACAGAAACCGTCACTGGTCAGATTTAATCCTGATCAGCCTGCAGTGATCAATAACAGTATATTCATTCATCATCTCAAAGTACAAAATCACCTTTACTGGTCTTCTGGTTGATTTGTTTAATGAGATGATAGAAAACTACGTTGAAAATGATTCAAAGTCctcagtgatgtttttgtgtttttggatgGTTTAATGATATGAGGATAATTTTAACAACTACGATTACACAAACATTATATTATCGTTGTTTTTTAAGGctgtttcttgtatttttttagaCTAAATTTGACTGTTTGTGGGCACAAAAACTAAATGAATTGCATTGAAAGTGTTTAGTATTCTCCACCATAGCCAGACTATAATGTAAGGactttacatttacaaaatatctagttgaaaaagttaaattaatgaataaaatgtttaattctgTGATTTTTATTGTAAGACAattgtaaaagtttttttttgcgGCTAGACAGAAATATCTTTGTTGGGTTGTTTTTGAGGATTTAGGACTCAGGATTTCTAAAAACCCGACTGGCCGTTATCAGAGTGGATTTTGCATGTTCTCCATGTGTTTACATAGATTCCCCCAAATTATAATTTGTATATATCTCATAATTATAACACAgtatatcaaaatagttgccattatttcatacaatacaatatacaatTACAATTCACAGTGTTGGAATATAGTTAAGTACATTtcctcaagtactgtacttgagtacaatCTTGAGATACTTCTATAtaatactactttatacttacactgcactacatttcagagtgaaatactGAACTTACTCATCCAGATTTATTTCACAACTATAGTTACTTGTCAGATCTTAGATTTTACAGGTAAAACAGatgacaatattttatatttgtaattaatttagatcACTTTGCAGAATCTGTTTTCAGTATGACATTAAAGGGTGATAAAACAATAGAACATCAAAAATTCCAAGAAaggtgaatattttttattgtatttttgtatatacaTACTAAATATAACACTGAGTGGAACCATTTTGCATAACgagtattttacatttgatgtactttcacaaaagattttgcaATGCAatgcttttacttgtaaaggagCATTTTCATACTGTGATATTGCTACTTTAATTTAAGTCCAAATACTTCTTTACAGCACTGATAATAATCCATGCCTACATAAAACCTTTTGTCAAACCGTTGTGACGGAAAGCTAACATTTCGATGTTTCCGACAGCCCGTGAAGGCAGCATCAGTGTGTCCAGTTGAGGCGGAGGAAGTGAGGAAACCGGCTGACCTCAGTCCCATTGGACCAGAAAGTACAGAGAAGGCTGTCATCATGCAGGAGGAAACATCTCTACACAGGAAAACATTTTCACTGGTTTCTCCCCTTCACAGATTCAAATATTAAGAGACAAATCACAGGAGACCGAGACAAAAGCCCTCCTTTCATTCTTTCAATTACACTCCGCATGAAAACACAGCCTTTAAATTATAACTTGTACATTTTTGGACGATGACAACTCAATAATTTACACATTTGTTCAGCTTTTTTAGTAGCAGAATCTGAGCTCTGACTGAGGGGAGGTTCATAAtttacaacatgttttattttctatccaTACAAGCCTTTACAGAAATCTATTATGTCCATGTTAGAACCCCGACTTTCTCAAAATACCATGTTTTCCTGaatattttgattaattattgatgATTAACGATCCTGTTGTGTCTGAGGTACTCTCTATTTCTCTTATGTTGTCACATTGGGGATTTTTTGGCACAACTTGACCTACTTCCAGGTGCATGAAGAGGGCAAAACTCCACTTATAGTATAAAGAACTTTATTGTTAGACCTCAAAATAACCTCAGAACTGTTTCTCCCATGACTCTGtgatattattttaacaatttgtTGATATTAAATATGACTGATTTTACAATACACAGCTATTCTTGCTGAGAGACACTATGTATAATTTGATTTTATGTATGTAAAAACTTTGAAGAAGCTTGTTTGATTGTTGATGAATCTGATATCTAAGAATCTTGTGTTGgacaaattattattactttccagttcagccaaaaaaaatcactaattGTCTTGTAACGTCTCCCACTAGTGGTGACAGAAGAGCTTTGAATACCTCGatgaaaaaatactccattacaaacaCAGGTCCTGCATTCAACATGTTAACTATAGAAGTATTggcagtaaaatgtacttaaaaatatcaaatatcaaagtATTTATTATGCAAAATGTCCTCATTTGGAGTATTATATTTATCTCATATATTAATGGAATATTAATTAATAGATATATGCATATAAGCAGTATTTTAATAGTTGAGGTAGAGCTATTTTAGTGTTAACTAAAGCTgcttattttatataatataaactgATGAATGtacatgtaaaatattgatttgacaAGTAGCtatagctgttaaataaatttagtggattaaaaagtgtatttccccctgaaatgtagtgaagtataAAGCTGCATAGaattgaaatactcaagttaaatGCAAGTACCCAAAATAATAAGTATATGTACCATAATTAGATATTTCCCACCACTGTCTCCCActtaaaggcttttaaaaagAATCAGTTATTATAAATTGGGCAGCTTCTGATAAAGTAGGCCTGATGTGCAGCTTCCTCATCCATAACATTAAGTGTGCAGAAAAACCTGCCTGTCTTtcagaaaaatatcaatatcatttCCAGACAgtaaaaatctaataataataatcagtgaCCGTCACACAGTGAACTCAGTGTTGTGGATAGCAAAACATTCATTCTTTATTGACTGGAAAAATACagggaccaaaaaaaaaaaaaaaaaaaagtgcagtcaAACGATCCCCGAAAACACCCATGATTAAAATCCCCAAAGCGACTTCATTTCATCAACTGAATACATCTCAAAATTACAGAGTTAATGTGCAGCAAGTAAAGCGCTAATGTTAAGTCATGCCACAAAGCAGAGGAGGGTtgtgggtggaggaggagaaggggagggggggggagaggaggaggaggaagaagaagagggagagagggggggggcagGATGTAAAAGAGGGGAAAGGCCAGCCATTTAGGTCGTACAGGGCATCGTGAGTCAAAGCCACAACACAAGAAAAGCGTCAGCTTCGTCTTCAGCCGAGTCTCTCAGATCGCGTCGATGTCGATGTCGTCCTCGTCTTTTTCAGGCGTGTCTGGCTTCACAGTTTCCACTTTGAGCTCGCGGGCGGACGAGGAGTAAACCAcctgaggagagaaaagagtcGACGTCACGGCTGATCGATGCAAAACTTACATCGTCCGCAGAAGGTTCAGACCGCAGCTACAACGTTTAACAGCTGATTGCATCTTAAATAAGGCTGAGTGTCTTAAATGTTCACAAACTGGAGCTGATACGACTCCCCAAAATCTGTATAATGTATTTTCTTCTACTGATACTTTGTGGTACAAAGAGATCTTTAATGTAGAATCACATGAGAGGATCAGCTCTGTGCTTTAAGGTTATGATCAGTCATTTCTGAATATTTAGAGGCCTCTGATGCAGCAGTTTGTCCATTTATTGTAAAAAGGGACTTAATTTCTTGAACTGAGACCTTCAGGACAGAATACCGGTGTTGGACTGAGGTGGAGGAACCAGAACTaggctgtttttgttcttgtctaGACGGcttttctgcagctttttttgttGATTGTATGCAAGTTTCTTGTTGTCTTTCTACTGTGTGGCCTCATGTTGTAGTGTTTTcataatatttgaaaaattaataCAATTGTTTGGggaaaatatgaacaataacTGTCGTCTAAACACAAGCAAACGAGTTAAAACTTGATCTAAAACTTGCAAAAAgctatgattaaaaaaaaagaaacggatcagagaaaaagtgaaacagTTGGACTCAACTTTCAGTACTTTGTCAGATTTCACATTTTGGTCAGAACCAAAAGAAGTTTTGAGGTTTGATATTCAGCCCTGATCTTTCAAAGGCTacttagacttttttttttttggctttgtgGTCCAGAGTGACATGAGAAGACTGACTCAACTCTCATCTGGTTCAATAGgaagctgcagccagcagccggttagcttagcattaacgctggaaaaaaagagaaccAGGGCAAGTCAGCCAGCGGAGTCTTTgctcctggccaagaaatagtctggcacaccatgtttttacattttggtttttgtacagattaaacaaatgagacatgACGTGTTAAATCGGGAGCTACAGAGCTGCTGGCAGGCTGCTTCTAACTGTTAGCCAGACTAGCTGGTTCTCTGTTTTCACTATTGCAGGTGATGACAGAACAAGTTCTGAGTTTTTATACacaaagaactttttttttttatactgtttgaTACGAGTACCATTGAAGTGAAATTCTGGTGTTTGCAGTGAAGTTTTcactattaaattaaaatgtgagtCTTTTTATTACCAAGTTTGTTGAGCCGTGGAGCCACTTCACTACTGACGTTTAATGTTTTCTACGTACAATCATTTAAATTCAATATAAGAACTTCAGATAATCTGTCAAACTAAACTCATGACGTCTGCCCGTTACCTCTACgttctcatcctcctcctcatcgtcTTCGTCGCTGCCCtcgctctcctcctctgcctccttcagCCATTTGACAAAAGGAGCAGCCTTGGCGTGGATCTCTTTGGCGAGCTCCTTAGAGACGTACTTCTTAGATACCTGGCGGAGAAAAGCAAAGGTCAGTCAGgcaatatattataataataataattcaatacatattattagtattagtgtAGGTGATTAACTGGTTTGCCTGCAATGTTTCAAGTAAAATTAGAGgtttcaaaatgtcatttagagcagaattttgaatattttaagtAATTAAGTGCCTAAGAGGCAATTTACATCGAGTGTAAGGTTCAATCTATTAAAATGTGAAGGAAGACTGAAATATATGTGTGATATAATGTGTTCAGAAGGATATTCGtaagatttaaaacatttatttttcaaaccagAGTCAATATGCAGCATTTTCATCACATGCTGTGCATCTGCTAAAAGAAATATTAATTTCTGTGTAAGAAAATATACAGACCTATTCATCCTCAAGTATAATCATAGAGTAATTAATACTTTTagttaaaataacacattttagagCCAAAAATCTGCAATAAAACCTTTTGAAGTTATGCTAATTATGTAATACAACTGTCACAAATGCAAGTGTTAAAAATTCAGCCAAATCAAGATCAATATGTAACATTTGactcttatttttctctcctcaggGCCTGATAGTTTGAGGAATAGTATTTGAATCCTGATGTGATTTAATATTTAACTCTGATAAACACCTTCTCAGCCCAGGCGAATATGACGTCTTCCTCCAGCAGGTCTGCGTCGTACAGGTCTTTGAGGATGATGGGGACGCGCGGCAGCAGCTGGACCTGGTGCAGCTTCACCACACACTCAAAGCCTCCCAGCAGATACTTCTGAGCCTTCTTGTTGTTGTGGCAGAACTGAGGATGAAACGGAAAAGCGGACGACAAGCGTTGAGACAAGAATTCCCTGACGTTCACGCTCTGACGTCCTTAAAAGACTcagaagaggagggaaaaggtgacaaaaaaatataagagCGGATTCCGAGGCCGACTTACTCGCAGGAAGTGCCGTTTGTACTTCTTGATCTGGTCGCGGATGTTTTCGTTGAAGAGCAGCTCGCTGAGGATGAGGGGGCCCATGGCCTTCACATCCAGACGCTCTGCCTCCGCCAAGATCTCCTTATCAGCCGCGTCGATGGTTCCGCTCTCTTTCTTTTGCTGGAGATTGAAAGATGAAAACGTGGAGGATTAAAATCGAGACTTCCTTTCATGTTCCTCGTAAATACTTTCAATAACAGcgttataaataaaactaatgatCCATAATCTTCCTCACAGATGTTTCCtgtttgaaatattaatatttgttcatgttttcaagTAGTGCTAAAACATCATGAATCattaatttttcaaacaaaaaacagacatttcaacTAATTATCAGTAACATCTTTCGTTTATAGTCGACTAATGCTGAagaattgctgcttttctccttTTGAGGTAAtaaatttggggttttttgttgcTTACAGTCACTTTTGATTCTCATAATGACAAATTTTGCATAAGTTACCGTATTACAGACTGAAGGACTACTCAATTACGataactgataaataaacaatagtagaaatggagagaaagcaaacaaagagTAAACTGTCTGGTTATGAATTGACCATCCTCACTTTCACAAAGTTGTAGAACAGGTTGACCCTCTCCTCCAGGGGTTTCTCCAGGTCCTCGCTGAGCGTGAGGTTCTTGGCGTGGTCGCTGATCTCCTCCATTCGCCGCCTCTGCGCCTCCTCTGTAGTCTCCTCCGCCCAGTCTTCATCGTCGTCATCTCCATCCTGACGGATGCGGGAGGACAGACGGCAGATACGATTAAGTCAATGTTTTACTGAAGgctcaaacatacagtaaataaaaaaaaaggagtgacTTACTACACACAGTATGAATGGAAAAGTTTTTGGCAGGAAGACACTTCAGAATAAAGTGCATTTTTGTTTATTGGAGCCATcagaatttgttttgtttgagtgttttgGACAAACTTAACCTCAGATTGACCTCTGGAAGTAAATGTTACCAGACTAACAAACTATTTTTTTGCAGTAGTATTGCAGAGGTTTGTGTTCTGAGAGTGAGTGCCATCCTTTGAGCCGCTTATATACGCGTGATAAACGATAAATCCCTGCTTCAAAGTTGGACTGCAGTATATAGTGAAACCATCTCGAGCCTCTGAGCCTATAGCCAACGATGAAATGTGGATCAGACTTTCAAAAAAAAGCGAGTCAGTGAAGTTCATCCAGAAGGGCCGGTGCTTCAGTCTGTTCCCACAACACGTTTCAATTTGTTTTGAGCGTTTTCCACCGCCGTGCTGGTGCTCGCCCAGTAAAATAGCTGGCATGCCAGCACCTTAAAAAGTACTGGTTTTGAACCATGAAACCTGAGAAAACAAGGCGTCATTATCATGTACAGCGAACGTCTCACCGACTGAaagcaggagaaaaagaaaaaaaaacggtccaaaaacaacatcaaagcCATGTTTTAGTGATTCTACTTCAGAAAGCCTCGCATATAAAAGTTGATTACATTTAATCTCTACGAGGATTAGAAGAGCACGAGTGGCGCTGGACTGTGCAGTGAGTTCAGACTTTGTGTACTTACTGCTAAAGCAAAGATCAGCACTGAGTTCACTGGGTCATTGAACCTGGCAACCGCAGCGTCTGAGCAACTGTGTCAAGTTTTTAAAACTTCTGCAGTTTTTAAAGCCAGTGTAAGCAAATAACACCAAAGTGACCCGGCGTTATtacgattaaaaaaaaaaaaactgtttgaaacTCCCACATCTGGTCATGCGGCTATTTGACTCTCAAAGCAGCGGAAATGTAGATCAGCTCGTAAaaaggagagtttttttttttctatctggTGCGCCCAGCTCGGCGCCGCTCCCTGCTCGGTCAGAGATAAGGAGGAGAAAACCTGGAGGGGGACGTGAACGCACCACAGCTTGAGGAGCGTCGAAGTTGTCTTGGTTGCCTGCCTCTCCGCTGCCAGAGCCGTTCTCCTTGTCCTTCTTACggttcttcttctctttctctttctttgcagATGCGGATCCACTGTCATTGTTCTCTGTTGTAACAGTAGCAGAGTAGTTATTATCAAATCTTTCTTGGGGTTTTACAGCTACATGAGTGCCAAAGTTTCCATCCAAAAGGGGGGAACTGGACCGACAATCATGGTTGTATGGAGTAAAATCTCACCTGGTGGGTTTTTGAGGATGAACGTGCAGAGTTTGTGTCTGGTGTCAAGCATGCCGCGGTATCCACAGGCCTTACAGGCAGTGCCAATGGTTTGTTTCTTGGGGTTGACATTCTGTggggaaaaacaaataaaaatgttataacAAAGTGAAGCAACTTCACTataaaaataaaccaataagAGGAAAAACGTATCTATTCTTACATAGGTAACATTGCTTTATATTGTAAAAATTAGTAGCTAACCTCTAAAGCTGAAACCTCctcaacattttctcacttttttacatttctaaacACTTCAGAAGCCGTGTCAGATCAGTCGTCGTATCTGACGCTGTGAGATATTTACCAGATCAGTTTCAGGGTTGTCACACTCGGGACACAGCACAAATTTTCTGATGAACCCATCAAGCATGTCCTGCAACTTGTTCGCCTCGTGGGATCCGTTGACGATGTAACGGTCGTTTTTGGAATCAAACTGGGTCTGAGCGCCGAGTTCACAACCAAAAAACTTGGTCGGGACTACAGAGAGATCACAAGAAACATCCAGTCAAGATAGCATCAAAAATGATCTTTTACAGTTTTCTCAAAGCTTCTATTTTAAACTTTATggaacaaaatgatttttatattaaaaactaAGAAAACATATAATCCTTTCCTACAACTTCCACACATTAGTTGAGCTTTACTGAGCTCACTATGACACCAAACTACTTTTACACTTCTTCACACCAACATTTTGTCCCTCTAAACATCTTGATTCAGCCACAGGTGACAAATTAGAGAATTAAAATGACTTTTCCTCCTGACTTCATCTTCAGGGCAGCACTTTGGGTTTAATATtttgcagcagagagagagagagagagagagagagagaaaaaaagcaggagTATCTTGGTTCTGTGGCTTCTTTGCCTGTTATGTAAAACGAGGATTTGTTTGGTACATCTGTTAGACTGAAGTCATTTTACTTTAATCTCTTGACACTGTTCGGTGGAGTAGTACGAGTACGTTCAGTGTGAGGTGATTAAAGGAGGGAGGAAACATCAGTGGAGTGTTTGGTGGATATTCAGGTATAAATGATTTACACAAGACCTCAAAtattcaagtgtgtcttaaaaatAACGGTCAGGAGCAgagatgaacactgaaacagctttttctctgtcacttttGACGTCacagcacatttgaaggatcttttaatatccagtatgaacaagaggaatgattactcTTTCACTGATCAGACggacatctgactgttgttttaagacaaatggACGATGTTTCTTCACAAGGTGCTACTTACATGTTGGAGGCCTGTTCAGTGCCTTTGCAACATCAACCATGTTGACAATGACCGTCTTGATTCCATTCCCTTTGCCTTCAACCTGGAtgggagaaaaagacaaaaagatgcTTCTACATACTGAACTTTCAAACTAAAAGTCAACTTCAAATTTGATGAAGCTAGCCTTCTCTCCCGCCTACTTAGAGCAACTTGAACATGTATAAATTATTACTGAAAACCTGCGACGGCGAGTCGTTACCTTGGCAATCAGACGGGGCATCTTGTAGCGATAAAACTGGTCTGACACGCTGCGGTTGACGTTGACAGACATTTTGGCTGAATGTTAGCACTATCAGTAAGATAAAAGGATCTTGGTTGGGGATTTTTCGGGATCTTCTGTCTGGAAAAGAGGGGATGACATAAACGACTGCAAGCGTGCTCGGTCTCTGACATGAAAAACGTTGTGCCGCTGTGGCCGCAAGCTCCTTGCTTGAAGGCTAGATTTCCACCACACAGGTTCCAACGGCTGCGCAACAGCtctgaaagaggagaggagaaaaaattaatcaatatttaatagcaaacattcactggttgATGATGCCAACTTGTCTGAATTTGGATTTTAATAACTatagtgttttttcttcttttcttttttgtcttccCAGTACCATCAGTGtaggtgtgcttttattttatgtttttaagcCTGTGCCAGTATTCAGAAGAAACCTCTGTACAGTTAttaagcactttattaggaacaacTGTGCAATTTAAGACAACAGTTCTGCCATTAATTCTATTTTCACAAAGCtcatctgttctgtttttaatgacattgtcagaaaggtgataattctactttgttTATTATAGAGGTCATAGtgaagttttaatattttgtccaccccattaacatacagtacatgaatatATTAGGATATATGAGGAACTTGTTCAATATAATACACTCCAGTTCACCACCATCACCTgctacgacctcaataataaacatcaagtagaattatcacctttctgacaatgtcaacaataactgaaaatgtataagcttcataaaagtagaatgtatggcagagctgttgcatTAGATTGAAGAGGTGTTCCTCATAAAGTGCATTTACTGAGTTTTGATAATAGGATTAATtgtataaatcatttttaagcaaaattgCCAAAAACTCACTAGTTCAAGCTTGCATTCTGGCTGCAAATGTAAATACTTCATCATGATTAAACATATTTGGTTGTTTTGGACTGATAGTGAGACACTCCCTCTGGTAAATattgatgaacatttttcactcttGTCTTACACTTTATAAACCACTAAATTCTTTCAAAACTAACACGCAAATAGTTGCAGCCCGGTTCGTTCTTTTTgcaatttaaaaactttttttatttgcaaagcTAACAATCCACAggaacagaaatataaaaagattCCTGTGGCCACGGTTGATCCTTGAGCCGCTCTTAAACCGAACCAGATCGAGTTATAACGCAGGTATGCCAAtcaaaacaagagagagaggcGGTGCCAGCACGGAGGATCCAGACAGACTCGGAGACGAGCCGGCTGAGGCGGATTGCAGAGTCCGTCGAATTAAATGTCAGCATAAATTCCTTTATAGTCGGATAGATTACAGACGTGAATCAATAGGGTTGAAGCCTTTGCACTCTGGGAAATAACTGCTGACACCATCGGATCCAGGTGAATATCTCTGAGATTCAAGAGTGAGCAAGAGATTAAAGGGCaggtttgcattttttttttttcaaatagtCAGGTGCCCGAAGAGGTTTTCCTTTAAGTTTCCTCAGACAGTTGAGCTGCGGTGAAGgtatagtaataaaaagagggactttggccctaaaacactgaaagatatctacttaatTTTACTGATTTGGGCAACTGAAGCTCCATATTAGCTttagattaacttttaaatacatttttgcacagagagGACTGTAGATTTCTGCCtgcatcacttacattgtaactgcattatgaaggaatcttctatGGAGGaatacagcaagaaaaacatatttctacaTCCAtatgggctcctgactgttgttataAGACACATTCGTGACAAATTGTGAACCCGGCCTTTAATCcgacagataaataaaatccaGCCACAATAACTGGATGCTTGCATCAGCTTTTGTTGCCATATACGTACATAAATGGTTTTGTAAAAGCCTTTTGTTTTACATGAGGGCCTCTCTTTAGTCACATAAGGCCTGCTCTTGTTAACAGGTCACAAACAGGAGGCCTACCTAGCAGCTGCCAAACATCTCTCCCCCTGCTGACGCTTTAATACCAGCTATGCAGCGAGTCTGTAGCagcggggttttttttttttctccccctcagTTATATCAGCGTGAATCGACATGAGACGACTCACAGCTAGTTAAGATAGAGTCACATATGTGGATGGAAAAAGTCTATGTGGTGTCCGATCCTGGAGGTGCTTCAGAGGGCAGAGGTCGAAGctattttagtgtgtgtgtgtgtgtgtgtgtgtgtgtgtgtgtgtgtgtgtgtgtgtgtgtgtgtgtgtgtgtgtgtgtgtgtggaggggagggggggttagTTAGCTTAGCTGGCCGCTTGGTGCATAGTGCGTCATACAGTCACTGCACACGAGTGACGGGACTGGGAGACGCCATTTTAACACAGTGGCGCAGGAAAAACATGTCATATTGCACAATAATCACTTTAATAACTCTATGGTAATATCAGCACACATTTTACACGAAGCAAAGCGTGTCAAAATACATCATTCATCGTGGCTGGGACTTACCGTTTTCgcaaaacaaagacataaacacaACGCTGATCGTCCAAGAGCCGCAGTGAACGGTTGTCGATGGCTGGTGCGGGTGTTGTATTGACTGCAGCAGGGTCTCTGAGGGGGGGTTTCTCGGCACAGTTAAACACCCTGAAGCGTGCAGACGGTGCAGGTGCCAGGCTCACAGACAGAGGGGAGGAATCCGGAACGTCCGCGGGGTTTGGGGACCTTTTtttggggagggaggggggggcagagagaaagagaaagaagcgTATTGTTCATATCCATACAAACGCTAACgttagcatcatcatcatcatcattattatcaggtGTGACAGTAGTTTGATTGGCTGTAAAGCTAAATTCGTTACACAACTGTCACCAGAAAAGTCGCGACAATTCTCCAACCTTCCATTATGTTCGGTAAGTTAGCTTCGACGTTAACGAGAAGAAACGGCTGTTACACGTGTTTCCTCGCCAAATACCCCCTTAAATAAAGACATAATCGACTTTACAGttgataaaaaacaacaaagttatCCACAAGCTGACAAAAGTTAAATATATAAgtaatgtaaacacagcatCCTATGTTAAAGCTCATAAACGTTAAGCTCCAGGAAATAGTCATAGCCCATATTGCTAACGCGAAGCCAACAGGCAGCTAACGACGCGATCGGACGAAGATAATGTGATTAAGTTGTATATTTAACGCTACCTAG
It encodes the following:
- the eif5 gene encoding eukaryotic translation initiation factor 5, which produces MSVNVNRSVSDQFYRYKMPRLIAKVEGKGNGIKTVIVNMVDVAKALNRPPTFPTKFFGCELGAQTQFDSKNDRYIVNGSHEANKLQDMLDGFIRKFVLCPECDNPETDLNVNPKKQTIGTACKACGYRGMLDTRHKLCTFILKNPPENNDSGSASAKKEKEKKNRKKDKENGSGSGEAGNQDNFDAPQAVDGDDDDEDWAEETTEEAQRRRMEEISDHAKNLTLSEDLEKPLEERVNLFYNFVKQKKESGTIDAADKEILAEAERLDVKAMGPLILSELLFNENIRDQIKKYKRHFLRFCHNNKKAQKYLLGGFECVVKLHQVQLLPRVPIILKDLYDADLLEEDVIFAWAEKVSKKYVSKELAKEIHAKAAPFVKWLKEAEEESEGSDEDDEEEDENVEVVYSSSARELKVETVKPDTPEKDEDDIDIDAI